TCAAAAGGAGGTTGAGTCCAATTTTGAAACAGAATTTGATCTTACTGCTTATCCCAAAGGTGTTTACTTCGTACAAATACAGCTTGATCAACGCCAGATCATTAAGCGGATCGTGGTTCAGTAAGTTTATTCTTTCCTTCGGTAAGTAACAATTTCATAGTTCGGGTAACGGTCTGTGGCAATTATATTCCAGTTGTTTAGATCAAATTCAGGAAAGTAAGCGATACCCGTATATTCTCCTTCGATATAGGTAAGATACATCATATCTACCCTTCCAATCGTTTGCGCATAAATCTTCGCTCCGCCGGCAATGTAAATATCCTCGGCATAACTCTCTGCCAGCGCAAGGGCATCATCAATGGTTTTACATACCGTATAATTTTCACCGGAAGGGAAGTCCCTGCTGATTACAATCGTATGTTTGCTTGTCAGGTCAGCACCTACCAGCTCAAAGGTAGAGCGACCCATAAGCACGGTCTTCCCACTGACCCTGGACAAATACAAATTATACTCCTCCGGTATATGCCAGGGCAAACCGTCTTCCGTACCAATCAATCTGTCCCTGGACATAGCCGCAATGATTATTTTTAACGGCATGGGACTATCAGGAGAAAAACTTCTTCATGGCGCCTTTAAACTGATCGAAAGCTTCT
The Bacteroidia bacterium DNA segment above includes these coding regions:
- a CDS encoding dihydrofolate reductase; this translates as MSRDRLIGTEDGLPWHIPEEYNLYLSRVSGKTVLMGRSTFELVGADLTSKHTIVISRDFPSGENYTVCKTIDDALALAESYAEDIYIAGGAKIYAQTIGRVDMMYLTYIEGEYTGIAYFPEFDLNNWNIIATDRYPNYEIVTYRRKE